In the Pseudanabaena sp. PCC 7367 genome, one interval contains:
- a CDS encoding metallophosphoesterase produces MHINRRRFLLGLAGFGTSLLGQNLVSDPSHSSPGRLVPQPRELSLTAYDSLRFVAIADTGMGDDGQYAVAKAMGEFYDQSPFPLVLMAGDNIYNRGEMTKIEDCFEKPYAKLIEAGVEFRAVLGNHDIMTSNGRDQLNYEPFNMLWRYYTFRKGPVQFFGLDTNDNADWEKQLVWLEQSLARTIAPWKVVFAHHPVYSSGQHGSNAELQEKLKPIFAKHGVQLYLSGHDHNYERSQPIDGTTYIVHGGGSNIRGVGWSEHTAATAERLSFVAIEATRNSLRTSAIDVDGQVFDTSEIGIHQLNAGELIGI; encoded by the coding sequence ATGCATATTAATCGTCGCCGCTTTTTACTTGGTCTGGCTGGATTTGGAACCTCACTGCTGGGACAAAACTTAGTTAGCGATCCCAGTCATAGCTCACCTGGCCGTTTGGTGCCTCAGCCCAGGGAATTGAGCTTAACTGCCTACGATAGTCTTCGGTTTGTGGCGATCGCCGATACGGGGATGGGTGATGATGGCCAATATGCCGTAGCGAAGGCAATGGGTGAATTTTATGATCAAAGCCCTTTCCCGTTGGTATTGATGGCGGGGGACAATATCTACAATCGCGGCGAGATGACCAAAATTGAAGATTGTTTTGAGAAGCCCTATGCCAAGCTAATTGAGGCTGGGGTAGAGTTTCGGGCGGTGTTGGGCAATCACGATATTATGACCAGCAATGGCCGCGATCAACTCAACTATGAGCCGTTTAATATGCTGTGGCGCTACTATACCTTTCGCAAAGGGCCGGTACAGTTTTTTGGCTTGGATACGAACGACAATGCCGATTGGGAGAAGCAACTAGTATGGCTGGAGCAATCCCTGGCCAGAACGATCGCCCCCTGGAAAGTGGTCTTTGCCCATCATCCGGTTTATTCTTCGGGGCAGCATGGCAGTAATGCGGAGCTGCAAGAGAAGCTAAAGCCAATTTTTGCCAAACATGGAGTGCAGCTATACCTCAGTGGCCATGACCACAACTACGAGCGATCGCAGCCGATCGATGGCACTACCTATATTGTGCATGGTGGTGGTAGCAATATTCGGGGGGTAGGTTGGTCAGAGCATACGGCGGCTACGGCGGAACGACTTAGTTTTGTGGCGATCGAAGCAACTAGAAATAGCCTCCGCACCAGTGCGATCGATGTGGATGGTCAGGTATTTGATACCAGCGAAATTGGTATCCATCAGCTTAATGCGGGTGAGTTAATTGGGATTTAG